The Streptomyces sp. NBC_00440 genome contains a region encoding:
- a CDS encoding SDR family NAD(P)-dependent oxidoreductase, protein MSKGSLDGAVVAVAGAAGPAGRAALLRLAEAGATVVGADSDVARLAEAVDAARYAHGGATVTGETVDLLDLAATRAWADRTEAEFGRIDGLVHLVGGWRGSATFTETDIADWNLLEKLLIRTVQHTSLAFHDALLRSDRGRYVLISAAGASKPTAGNAAYAASKAAAEAWTLALGDAFRKAGGEDGPRTAASVLVIKALVHDAMRAERPNAKFSGFTDVAQLAEAIAGVWDQPAGDVNGKRLWLTPAP, encoded by the coding sequence ATGAGCAAGGGATCGCTGGACGGAGCCGTGGTCGCGGTGGCCGGGGCCGCGGGCCCGGCGGGCCGCGCGGCGCTGCTGAGGCTGGCCGAGGCCGGGGCGACCGTGGTCGGCGCGGACTCCGATGTCGCCCGGCTGGCCGAGGCGGTGGACGCGGCGCGCTATGCGCACGGCGGCGCCACCGTCACCGGTGAGACGGTCGATCTGCTGGACCTGGCGGCCACGCGGGCCTGGGCCGACCGTACGGAGGCCGAGTTCGGCCGTATCGACGGCTTGGTGCACCTGGTGGGCGGCTGGCGCGGCAGCGCCACCTTCACCGAGACCGACATCGCCGACTGGAATCTGCTGGAGAAGCTGCTCATCCGTACGGTGCAGCACACCTCGCTGGCGTTCCACGACGCGCTGCTGCGCAGCGACCGCGGCCGCTATGTGCTGATCAGCGCGGCCGGTGCGTCCAAGCCCACCGCGGGCAATGCCGCCTACGCGGCGTCGAAGGCCGCGGCCGAGGCCTGGACGCTGGCGCTCGGCGACGCCTTCCGCAAGGCGGGCGGTGAGGACGGTCCGCGTACGGCCGCGTCCGTCCTGGTGATCAAGGCTCTGGTGCACGACGCGATGCGTGCCGAGCGTCCGAATGCGAAGTTCTCGGGCTTCACCGACGTCGCGCAGCTGGCCGAGGCCATCGCCGGTGTCTGGGACCAGCCCGCCGGAGATGTGAACGGAAAGCGCCTGTGGCTGACACCCGCCCCGTGA
- a CDS encoding TetR/AcrR family transcriptional regulator produces the protein MSPRSQSVNEELRRRSRERLLQATVDLVGERGYEATTLADIADRAGSARGLVSYYFPGKRYLLQSAVHRLMHRTLTAAMEREPRTDDGQELLARAIDAILGLAADHPVLMRTHMAGILQEQGFVQCPEQQQLARVLRSAVERYGSPDPDTDYPLLRAQLMGTVFAQLLPGAPMPHARLRAELFQRYGLDWSLGAPPADGTDKTEGTDRAGGTDPAATSPR, from the coding sequence ATGTCCCCGCGCAGCCAATCGGTCAATGAGGAGTTGCGGCGGCGTTCCCGCGAGCGGCTGCTGCAGGCCACAGTGGATCTTGTCGGTGAGCGCGGATACGAGGCGACGACGCTGGCGGACATCGCCGACCGCGCCGGATCCGCCCGCGGTCTCGTCTCGTACTACTTCCCGGGCAAGCGGTATCTGCTGCAGTCCGCGGTGCACCGCCTGATGCACCGCACGCTCACCGCGGCCATGGAGCGTGAGCCGCGCACCGACGACGGGCAGGAGCTGCTGGCGCGGGCCATCGACGCGATCCTGGGGCTGGCCGCCGACCACCCCGTACTGATGCGGACGCATATGGCCGGAATCCTCCAGGAGCAGGGATTCGTACAGTGCCCCGAACAGCAGCAGCTCGCCCGGGTCCTGCGCTCGGCCGTGGAGCGGTACGGATCACCCGACCCGGACACCGACTACCCTCTGCTGCGTGCTCAGCTGATGGGCACGGTCTTCGCCCAGCTGCTGCCGGGGGCGCCCATGCCGCACGCGCGACTGCGGGCCGAGCTGTTCCAGCGGTACGGACTCGACTGGAGCCTGGGGGCACCCCCGGCCGACGGGACCGACAAGACCGAAGGGACCGACAGAGCCGGCGGGACCGACCCCGCCGCCACCTCGCCGCGCTGA
- a CDS encoding lysophospholipid acyltransferase family protein — protein sequence MAELVYRPVIGAARGLFKALDLKIDTQGSENIPRTGGAVIVSNHIGYLDFIFNGLAALPQKRLVRFMAKESVFRHKISGPLMRGMKHIPVDRKQGEAAYRHALTALRSGEIIGVFPEATISESFTLKSFKSGAARLAQDAGVPLIPMALWGTQRLWTKGRPRNLKRSHIPVTVRVGEPMEAPTDEYAGAITRRVRERMQELLEAAQRAYPVRPKNAADTWWIPAHLGGTAPTPAQVREAGAG from the coding sequence ATGGCAGAACTCGTCTATCGACCGGTCATCGGCGCTGCTCGGGGGCTCTTCAAGGCGCTCGACCTCAAGATCGATACACAGGGTTCGGAGAACATCCCGCGCACGGGCGGGGCCGTGATCGTCAGCAACCACATCGGCTATCTGGACTTCATCTTCAACGGTCTGGCCGCGCTCCCGCAGAAGCGCCTGGTGCGCTTCATGGCCAAGGAGTCGGTCTTCCGCCACAAGATCTCCGGGCCGCTGATGCGCGGCATGAAGCACATCCCGGTGGACCGCAAACAGGGCGAGGCCGCCTACCGGCACGCCCTCACGGCCCTGCGTTCCGGCGAGATCATCGGCGTCTTCCCCGAGGCCACCATCTCGGAGTCCTTCACCCTCAAGAGCTTCAAGTCCGGCGCCGCACGGCTGGCCCAGGACGCGGGCGTTCCGCTGATCCCGATGGCGCTGTGGGGCACCCAGCGGCTGTGGACCAAGGGCAGGCCGCGCAACCTCAAGCGCAGCCACATCCCGGTGACGGTCCGGGTCGGTGAGCCCATGGAGGCGCCCACCGACGAGTACGCGGGCGCGATCACCCGCAGGGTCCGCGAGCGTATGCAGGAGCTGCTGGAAGCGGCGCAGCGCGCCTATCCGGTACGCCCGAAGAACGCGGCGGACACCTGGTGGATCCCGGCCCACCTCGGCGGCACGGCACCGACCCCCGCGCAGGTACGCGAAGCCGGCGCCGGCTGA
- a CDS encoding threonine aldolase family protein, giving the protein MADTRPVRTDAVRHHDPQVRGFASDNYAGAHPEILAALAVANGGHQIAYGEDAYTDHLQRLVHSHFGQSAEVYPVFNGTGANVVALQALTDRWGAVVAAETAHINVDEGGAPERVAGLKLLTVPTPDGKLTPELIDRQAFGWDDEHRAMPQVVSITQNTELGTVYTPEEIRAICEHAHGYGMKVHLDGARIANAAASLDVPMRAFTNAVGVDILSFGGTKNGALFGEAVVVLNPDAVRHMKHVRKMSMQLASKMRFVSVQLEALLTGDLWLRNARHANTMAQRLAAGVRETDGVEILHAVQANAVFARLPHDVSERLQKRYRFYFWDEPAGDVRWMCSFDTTEEDVDGFLLALKEELAR; this is encoded by the coding sequence GTGGCTGACACCCGCCCCGTGAGGACCGACGCCGTACGCCACCACGACCCGCAGGTCCGTGGCTTCGCCAGTGACAACTACGCGGGCGCGCACCCGGAGATCCTGGCCGCGCTCGCCGTGGCCAATGGCGGGCACCAGATCGCGTACGGCGAGGACGCGTACACCGACCACCTCCAGCGGCTGGTCCACAGCCACTTCGGCCAGAGCGCCGAGGTGTACCCGGTCTTCAACGGCACCGGGGCCAACGTCGTCGCGCTGCAGGCGCTCACCGACCGGTGGGGCGCCGTCGTCGCGGCCGAGACGGCCCACATCAACGTGGACGAGGGCGGCGCCCCCGAGCGGGTCGCCGGGCTGAAGCTCCTCACCGTCCCCACGCCCGACGGCAAGCTCACACCCGAGCTGATCGACCGCCAGGCGTTCGGCTGGGACGACGAGCACCGGGCGATGCCGCAGGTCGTCTCGATCACCCAGAACACCGAACTCGGCACGGTCTACACACCCGAAGAGATCCGGGCCATCTGCGAGCACGCCCACGGCTACGGGATGAAGGTGCATCTCGACGGGGCCCGGATAGCCAACGCCGCGGCATCACTCGACGTGCCGATGCGCGCCTTCACCAACGCGGTGGGCGTGGACATCCTCTCCTTCGGCGGCACGAAGAACGGCGCGCTCTTCGGAGAGGCCGTCGTGGTGCTCAACCCGGACGCCGTCCGGCACATGAAGCACGTGCGGAAGATGTCGATGCAGCTGGCGTCCAAGATGCGCTTCGTGTCGGTGCAGCTGGAGGCGCTGCTCACCGGCGACCTGTGGCTGCGCAACGCCCGCCACGCCAACACGATGGCCCAGCGGCTCGCCGCGGGGGTGCGCGAGACGGACGGGGTCGAGATCCTGCACGCCGTCCAGGCCAACGCGGTGTTCGCGCGGCTCCCGCACGACGTCAGCGAGCGGCTGCAGAAGCGCTACCGCTTCTACTTCTGGGACGAGCCGGCCGGAGATGTCCGCTGGATGTGCTCCTTCGACACCACCGAGGAAGACGTGGACGGCTTCCTGCTGGCGCTGAAGGAAGAACTGGCCCGCTGA
- a CDS encoding DUF6421 family protein, with product MTKILVPDAVGGGISGDRRVVEHPAWPVLKNAVEEIRPWQSKDGSIDFEADGAPSRTAADEAVARVTGAVEELSPLLPHDAAYHRALVADLRKWAGSGFAVPDFLDSLLAFHPADLRADGLQHLVVFAMYTQNGNPDRNLEAVVLRMVWPEWLSELESTRYDNPLFCGITFEDFTSGYDTNSAVLFPETIAVREAPERFTWGGIFCDREAARFRTVTEAAVQVLRLELPEDIHEMVSDQERCQQAFVLWDMIHDRTHSHGDLPFDPFMIKQRQPFWMYGLEELRCDLTAFREAVRLEADGYGQGRDVQYAVLFDRMFRFPVTGERVRNYDGLGGQLLFAYLHKHDVVRWTDSTLKIDWERAPQVTKQLCAEIEDLYRAGIDRPKLVHWFAAYDLVSRYLAPHPGSRWAKGPDALDLSQPPRKLVDDVLADEFPLSMFYEALAKKLKRVVASTKGITAAGTHEREAA from the coding sequence ATGACGAAAATTCTTGTGCCGGACGCAGTCGGCGGCGGTATATCCGGCGACCGGCGGGTGGTTGAGCACCCGGCCTGGCCCGTGCTCAAGAACGCCGTCGAGGAGATCCGGCCGTGGCAGTCGAAGGACGGTTCCATCGACTTCGAGGCCGACGGCGCCCCTTCCCGTACCGCCGCCGATGAGGCGGTCGCGCGTGTGACGGGCGCGGTCGAGGAGCTCTCCCCGCTGCTGCCCCACGACGCCGCGTACCACCGGGCGCTCGTCGCCGACCTCCGCAAGTGGGCCGGCAGCGGATTCGCCGTCCCGGACTTCCTGGACTCGCTGCTCGCCTTCCACCCGGCCGACCTGCGCGCCGACGGACTCCAGCACCTGGTCGTCTTCGCGATGTACACGCAGAACGGCAACCCGGACCGCAACCTCGAAGCGGTCGTGCTCCGCATGGTCTGGCCGGAGTGGCTCTCCGAGCTGGAGTCCACGCGCTACGACAACCCGCTGTTCTGCGGCATCACCTTCGAGGACTTCACGTCCGGTTACGACACCAACTCCGCGGTGCTCTTCCCGGAGACCATCGCCGTGCGCGAGGCCCCCGAACGCTTCACCTGGGGCGGCATCTTCTGCGACCGCGAGGCGGCACGCTTCCGGACCGTGACGGAGGCCGCCGTGCAGGTCCTGCGGCTCGAACTGCCCGAAGACATCCATGAGATGGTCTCCGACCAGGAGCGCTGCCAGCAGGCGTTCGTGCTGTGGGACATGATCCACGACCGCACCCACAGCCACGGCGACCTGCCGTTCGACCCCTTCATGATCAAGCAGCGCCAGCCGTTCTGGATGTACGGCCTCGAAGAGCTGCGCTGCGACCTGACCGCCTTCCGGGAGGCCGTGCGCCTGGAGGCCGACGGCTACGGACAGGGCCGCGACGTCCAGTACGCCGTGCTCTTCGACCGGATGTTCCGCTTCCCGGTGACCGGTGAGCGCGTGCGCAACTACGACGGACTCGGCGGCCAGCTGCTCTTCGCCTATCTGCACAAGCACGACGTGGTGCGCTGGACCGACAGCACCCTGAAGATCGACTGGGAGCGGGCCCCGCAGGTCACCAAACAACTCTGCGCGGAGATCGAGGACCTGTACCGGGCCGGCATCGACCGCCCCAAGCTGGTCCACTGGTTCGCCGCCTACGACCTGGTCTCCCGCTATCTCGCCCCGCACCCGGGATCACGTTGGGCCAAGGGTCCGGACGCCCTGGATCTGAGCCAGCCGCCGCGTAAACTTGTGGATGACGTGCTTGCGGACGAGTTTCCGCTCAGCATGTTCTATGAGGCCCTCGCCAAGAAGCTGAAGCGCGTGGTCGCCTCGACCAAGGGCATCACCGCGGCGGGCACCCACGAGCGGGAAGCGGCGTGA
- a CDS encoding DUF5134 domain-containing protein, whose amino-acid sequence MHGSSMSGWLLMALSAATGAYCLLRMRSTSQQARTAAGGEAVMGFGMAAMALPAAMGTLPGWGWTVLAAVFAAGGLRALWQLRSSAHHLHHLVGSLAMVYMALTMTAGMASGGAHGGAMDGGAMDGGAMDGGAMDGGAMDGGAMSGGSMEHASHSAGGIPLLTGALLAYYAVYVLRTGATLVPAVSVATGGGGPAGAIGWGARPELALACRLAMGMAMFAMLLTI is encoded by the coding sequence GTGCACGGATCCTCGATGTCCGGCTGGCTGCTGATGGCGCTGAGCGCGGCGACCGGGGCCTACTGCCTGCTGCGGATGCGCAGCACATCGCAGCAGGCGCGGACGGCTGCGGGGGGCGAGGCGGTGATGGGGTTCGGCATGGCGGCGATGGCTCTGCCCGCCGCGATGGGCACTCTCCCGGGGTGGGGGTGGACGGTACTCGCCGCGGTCTTCGCGGCGGGCGGCCTCCGGGCCCTGTGGCAGCTCCGGTCGAGCGCTCACCATCTGCACCACCTGGTCGGCTCGCTCGCCATGGTCTACATGGCGCTCACGATGACAGCGGGGATGGCGTCGGGCGGGGCGCATGGCGGAGCCATGGATGGCGGCGCCATGGATGGCGGCGCCATGGATGGCGGCGCCATGGATGGCGGCGCCATGGATGGCGGCGCCATGAGTGGCGGCTCCATGGAGCACGCGTCGCACTCGGCCGGAGGGATACCGCTCCTCACCGGGGCGCTGCTGGCCTACTACGCCGTGTACGTCCTGCGCACGGGCGCCACCCTGGTCCCCGCGGTGTCGGTGGCAACGGGGGGTGGCGGGCCCGCTGGTGCCATCGGCTGGGGAGCCCGTCCGGAGCTGGCGCTCGCCTGCCGGCTGGCCATGGGAATGGCCATGTTCGCGATGCTGCTGACGATCTGA
- a CDS encoding ArsR/SmtB family transcription factor, whose protein sequence is MATATTSRALAHPARDEIRLDGVLHALADPMRMCVVRELASDGGELSCSRFVLPVTKSTTTHHFRVLRESGVIRQIYRGTAKMNVLRRDDLDAVFPGLLDSVLAAAEAEASREA, encoded by the coding sequence GTGGCGACCGCAACGACCAGCCGTGCACTGGCCCATCCGGCGCGTGACGAGATCCGCCTGGACGGCGTGCTCCATGCGCTGGCCGACCCGATGCGGATGTGTGTGGTGCGGGAACTGGCTTCGGACGGCGGTGAGTTGTCCTGTTCCCGGTTCGTGCTCCCGGTGACCAAGTCGACCACCACGCACCACTTCAGGGTGCTGCGCGAGAGCGGTGTGATCCGGCAGATCTACCGGGGGACCGCGAAGATGAACGTGCTGCGCAGGGACGATCTGGACGCGGTCTTCCCCGGTCTGCTGGACAGTGTCCTGGCCGCGGCCGAGGCGGAGGCGTCACGGGAGGCGTGA
- a CDS encoding GNAT family N-acetyltransferase, which translates to MDTAPDRITFRDAAEADVPALVTLIESAYRGDSSRTGWTTEADILDGQRTDPEGVRGVMAAPASRLMVVERDGEPVACCQLERRGHAAYFGMFAVSPALQGAGLGKRIIAEAERLVHAEWGADEMHMTVISVRDDLIAWYERRGYRRTGRMFPFPYGDERFGIPLRDDLQFELLIKPLPAGTPGPRAE; encoded by the coding sequence ATGGACACCGCCCCCGACCGGATCACTTTCAGGGACGCGGCAGAGGCCGACGTACCGGCGCTCGTCACCTTGATCGAGTCGGCCTACCGCGGGGACAGCAGCCGCACCGGCTGGACGACCGAGGCGGACATCCTGGACGGGCAGCGCACCGACCCGGAGGGGGTGCGCGGAGTCATGGCGGCGCCCGCCAGCCGGCTGATGGTGGTGGAGCGTGACGGCGAGCCGGTCGCCTGCTGCCAGCTGGAGCGGCGCGGCCACGCGGCCTACTTCGGGATGTTCGCGGTGAGCCCGGCCCTGCAGGGCGCGGGACTCGGCAAGCGGATCATCGCCGAGGCCGAACGCCTGGTGCACGCCGAGTGGGGTGCCGATGAGATGCACATGACGGTCATATCCGTACGGGACGACCTCATCGCCTGGTACGAGCGGCGCGGCTACCGCCGCACGGGGAGGATGTTCCCCTTCCCGTACGGCGACGAGCGGTTCGGTATCCCGCTCCGCGACGACCTTCAGTTCGAGCTGCTGATCAAGCCGCTCCCGGCCGGGACCCCCGGCCCGCGAGCGGAGTAG
- a CDS encoding glycerophosphodiester phosphodiesterase, with translation MGVEPENTLRSFRRAEQAGMDAIELDLHLSKDGSLVVMHDTDVDRTTDGNGAIADRTLAELRELDAGQGERIPVFEEVLDAVRSPIQAEIKDAAAARALAAVMLRRDLAGRVEVSSFHDEAVREIASLVPGVRTVLIASRWGPDIVDRAKAVGAATVALNIRRLTLEMVEKAHAEGLKVLGWVVNTQDHLRLVRALDLDGATTDYPEIRRTGRFTA, from the coding sequence ATGGGCGTCGAGCCGGAGAACACCCTGCGGTCCTTCCGCCGTGCGGAACAGGCGGGTATGGACGCCATCGAGCTCGACCTGCATCTGAGCAAGGACGGTTCACTCGTCGTCATGCACGACACGGACGTGGACCGCACGACCGACGGCAACGGAGCCATCGCCGACCGGACGCTCGCCGAGCTGCGTGAGCTCGACGCCGGCCAGGGCGAGCGGATCCCGGTCTTCGAAGAGGTGCTGGACGCGGTCCGCTCACCGATCCAGGCAGAGATCAAGGACGCCGCCGCGGCGCGGGCGCTCGCCGCGGTGATGCTCCGGCGCGATCTGGCCGGGCGGGTCGAGGTCTCGTCGTTCCACGACGAGGCGGTCCGCGAGATCGCCTCACTCGTTCCGGGCGTGCGGACGGTGCTCATCGCGAGCCGCTGGGGCCCGGACATCGTGGACCGCGCCAAGGCCGTCGGCGCCGCGACGGTGGCGCTGAACATCCGCAGGCTGACCCTGGAGATGGTCGAGAAGGCGCACGCGGAAGGCCTGAAGGTGCTCGGCTGGGTGGTGAACACCCAGGACCATCTGAGGCTGGTCCGGGCGCTGGATCTGGACGGTGCGACCACCGACTACCCGGAGATCCGGCGCACCGGGCGATTCACGGCCTGA
- a CDS encoding M56 family metallopeptidase, with amino-acid sequence MVVSLALLLLGAVAAVAAPRLLARAQWPEREPVVALWVWQCVVAAVLLCFALAMTFSASAAWQLVRGHVFAPAPHAVVEAYALGTYAQWSAATATVLAAGGVWTAAMLTREIRRARAARRRSRGELLVRSPVLPGEEPGSERLVVLEGERPDAWWLPGSAPQLVITTGALRGLKGHQLDAVLAHEQGHARARHDWLLHCSAALAVGFPQIPVFAAFRNEMHRLVELAADDVASRRFGRLTIALALVQLNEHRGVFGPCPTPDAELPHRVDRLLNAAPRLTAGRRLRLTAAASLVPVVPLLVAFIPGLRALG; translated from the coding sequence ATGGTGGTCTCCCTAGCGCTGTTGCTACTCGGAGCCGTGGCTGCTGTTGCGGCACCGCGGCTTCTGGCACGCGCCCAGTGGCCCGAGCGGGAGCCCGTGGTGGCGCTGTGGGTGTGGCAGTGCGTGGTTGCCGCTGTACTGCTCTGCTTCGCGCTGGCGATGACCTTCAGCGCCTCGGCGGCCTGGCAGCTCGTGCGGGGCCACGTCTTCGCCCCGGCCCCGCACGCCGTGGTGGAGGCGTACGCCCTCGGCACATACGCGCAGTGGTCGGCGGCGACAGCGACGGTGCTGGCCGCCGGTGGTGTCTGGACGGCCGCGATGCTCACCCGGGAGATCCGCCGCGCGCGGGCCGCACGCCGGCGGAGCCGCGGGGAACTGCTGGTGCGCTCCCCCGTGCTGCCCGGCGAGGAACCCGGCAGCGAGCGCCTCGTCGTGCTGGAGGGCGAGCGCCCCGACGCGTGGTGGCTGCCCGGCTCGGCTCCCCAACTGGTCATCACCACAGGGGCACTACGGGGGCTGAAAGGCCATCAGCTCGATGCCGTGCTCGCCCATGAACAGGGCCACGCGCGGGCCCGTCACGACTGGCTGCTGCACTGCTCGGCCGCGCTGGCCGTGGGCTTCCCGCAGATTCCGGTCTTCGCCGCCTTCCGCAACGAGATGCACCGGCTGGTGGAGCTGGCCGCCGACGATGTGGCCTCGCGCCGGTTCGGGCGGCTGACCATAGCGCTGGCGCTGGTCCAACTCAACGAGCACCGCGGGGTTTTCGGCCCCTGTCCGACCCCCGACGCGGAGCTTCCGCACCGAGTCGACCGGCTGCTGAACGCGGCCCCGCGCCTCACCGCCGGCCGCAGGCTGCGGCTGACCGCCGCCGCCTCGCTGGTGCCGGTCGTGCCACTGCTGGTGGCGTTCATCCCCGGGCTGCGCGCGCTCGGCTAG
- a CDS encoding dienelactone hydrolase family protein, with amino-acid sequence MPHHANTRVEEPANSSHTRTLRIPTADGRADAFAAFPDGGEQHPGVLMYPDAFGLRPVLREMARELSGHGYCVLVPNLYYRHGPAPVTDLPAYLGKEVRPAVFAQLMPLIEAHTPERALRDADAYLGFLTDRPEVSAGPVAAIGYCMGGALAMRTAAAHPGRVAAVAGFHPSPLVTDAPESPHHLFPEVRAQVHLGLAEGDMTPETFSALNQALDAAGVRHTTEIQPGTVHGFTMSDTEAFDPAAVQRHWDCLLSLLGRTLTGS; translated from the coding sequence ATGCCCCACCACGCGAACACCAGAGTCGAGGAACCAGCGAACAGCAGTCACACCAGGACACTGCGGATTCCCACAGCGGACGGCCGGGCCGACGCCTTCGCCGCCTTCCCCGACGGAGGCGAGCAGCACCCCGGGGTGCTGATGTATCCGGACGCCTTCGGCCTGCGGCCCGTGCTGCGGGAGATGGCCCGCGAACTGTCCGGGCACGGGTACTGCGTACTCGTCCCCAACCTCTACTACCGGCACGGTCCGGCGCCGGTGACCGACCTTCCCGCGTACCTCGGGAAAGAGGTCAGGCCCGCGGTCTTCGCCCAGCTGATGCCCTTGATCGAGGCGCACACCCCCGAACGCGCCCTGCGGGACGCCGACGCCTACCTCGGCTTCCTCACCGACCGGCCCGAGGTCAGCGCCGGACCGGTCGCCGCGATCGGCTACTGCATGGGTGGCGCCCTGGCGATGCGCACCGCAGCGGCCCACCCGGGCCGGGTGGCCGCCGTCGCCGGATTCCACCCCAGCCCCCTGGTCACGGACGCGCCCGAAAGCCCGCACCACCTCTTCCCCGAGGTCAGGGCGCAGGTACACCTCGGCCTCGCCGAAGGCGACATGACCCCCGAGACCTTCAGCGCGCTCAACCAGGCCCTGGACGCCGCAGGTGTCCGCCACACCACCGAGATCCAACCCGGCACCGTCCACGGCTTCACCATGTCCGACACGGAGGCCTTCGACCCCGCCGCGGTGCAGCGCCACTGGGACTGCCTGCTCTCGCTCCTCGGCCGCACCCTGACCGGCAGTTGA
- a CDS encoding TetR/AcrR family transcriptional regulator, with amino-acid sequence MRQGQAEKRAAILRGARKVFGRDGYTRTSIESIAKEAVVSTRTIYNHFPGGKAQLFRAVVVEGSEPVVEARLDAIDRRLYKVTAAELEQDLVEFVRAWVASSHRFADHFAVVRQMRVESAHLPQEFLTAWRQSGPQRASDALAERFERLAADGLLVTDDPARAARHLLLLTVAEINEQSFHGALPLPDGAEDAIIESGVRAFLQGYAPR; translated from the coding sequence ATGAGGCAGGGCCAGGCGGAGAAGCGGGCGGCCATCCTGCGGGGCGCGCGCAAGGTCTTCGGGCGTGACGGCTATACGCGTACGAGCATCGAATCGATCGCCAAGGAGGCCGTGGTCTCCACCCGCACGATCTACAACCACTTCCCCGGTGGGAAGGCCCAGCTCTTCAGGGCCGTGGTGGTCGAGGGCTCGGAGCCGGTCGTCGAGGCACGTCTCGACGCGATCGACCGGCGGCTGTACAAGGTCACCGCGGCCGAACTGGAGCAGGACCTCGTCGAGTTCGTACGGGCCTGGGTCGCCTCGTCGCACCGGTTCGCCGATCATTTCGCGGTCGTCCGGCAGATGCGGGTCGAAAGTGCCCATCTCCCTCAGGAGTTCCTCACGGCCTGGCGGCAGAGCGGACCGCAGCGGGCTTCCGACGCGCTGGCCGAGCGGTTCGAGCGGCTGGCCGCCGACGGGCTGCTCGTGACGGACGATCCGGCGCGGGCGGCCCGCCACTTGCTGCTGCTCACGGTGGCGGAGATCAACGAGCAGAGTTTCCACGGGGCGTTGCCGCTCCCGGACGGGGCGGAGGACGCGATCATCGAGTCGGGGGTACGAGCCTTTCTCCAGGGATACGCGCCGCGTTGA
- a CDS encoding HAD family hydrolase produces the protein MTIKGTIKAVLFDFSGTLFRAESVATWLRATLEEAGITLDQEEFALRTAELTAAGAQPGGPTPQRVPPSLAGLWASRDESAEQHRAAFTGLARQVELPDPALYDALYARHRTPDAWSPYPDTAEVLGTLHARGIGVGVVSNIGWDLRPVFRAHGVDPYVDHYTLSYEHGVQKPDVRLFRAACEALGQDPGETLMVGDERRADGGARNLGCAVHFVDHLPVAERPDALRPVLDIVG, from the coding sequence ATGACGATCAAGGGGACGATCAAGGCCGTACTCTTCGACTTCTCCGGGACCCTCTTCCGGGCCGAGTCTGTCGCGACGTGGCTGCGGGCCACCCTGGAGGAGGCGGGCATCACGCTGGACCAGGAGGAATTCGCCCTCCGCACAGCGGAGTTGACCGCTGCGGGCGCACAACCCGGCGGCCCCACCCCTCAGCGGGTGCCGCCCTCGCTCGCCGGGCTGTGGGCATCCCGCGACGAGAGCGCCGAGCAGCACCGCGCCGCGTTCACGGGCCTCGCCCGCCAGGTCGAGCTGCCGGATCCGGCACTGTACGACGCCCTCTACGCACGCCACAGGACACCGGACGCCTGGAGCCCCTACCCGGACACGGCCGAGGTGCTCGGCACCCTGCACGCCCGCGGGATCGGGGTCGGCGTGGTGAGCAACATCGGCTGGGACCTGCGGCCGGTGTTCCGCGCCCACGGGGTCGATCCGTACGTGGACCACTACACCCTGTCGTACGAGCACGGCGTCCAGAAACCCGACGTCCGGCTCTTCCGCGCCGCCTGCGAGGCGCTGGGCCAGGATCCCGGCGAGACCCTGATGGTCGGCGACGAGCGCCGCGCCGACGGCGGTGCCCGGAATCTGGGCTGCGCGGTCCACTTCGTGGACCACCTCCCGGTCGCCGAGCGCCCGGACGCACTCCGCCCGGTGCTGGATATCGTCGGCTGA